In Capsicum annuum cultivar UCD-10X-F1 chromosome 7, UCD10Xv1.1, whole genome shotgun sequence, one genomic interval encodes:
- the LOC107856318 gene encoding protein translation factor SUI1 homolog: MVDIDVQIPSAFDPFAEAKDSGAPGAKEYVHIRIQQRNGKKSLTTVQGLRKEFSYEKILKDLKKEFCCNGNVVQDKELGKVIQLQGDQRKNVSHFLVTAGVVKKDQIKIHGF, translated from the coding sequence ATGGTTGATATCGACGTCCAGATCCCATCTGCTTTCGATCCATTTGCTGAGGCTAAGGACTCAGGTGCACCTGGAGCAAAGGAGTATGTTCATATACGTATACAACAAAGGAATGGAAAGAAAAGTTTGACGACTGTTCAAGGACTGAGGAAAGAATTCAGTTACGAAAAAATCCTCAAGGATCTGAAGAAAGAGTTCTGTTGCAACGGGAACGTTGTGCAGGATAAGGAGCTTGGCAAAGTGATACAACTTCAAGGTGATCAAAGGAAGAATGTTTCTCATTTTCTTGTGACTGCTGGTGTTGTCAAGAAGGATCAGATCAAGATTCATGGTTTCTGA